A genomic region of Mycolicibacterium poriferae contains the following coding sequences:
- a CDS encoding DUF2339 domain-containing protein, translated as MTEPYAVVIARLSANFAALSRQFVQVSSDLAELERVLAGRPGPLPAQEPQAAAASQAAASAPPPPAPPPAVPPRPGFAPVTAPTQPGFPPMPAPPYWPHYPLTNPYASAAPTPPAARTPAPPRSQGWIGKLLAVAGVAVTLIGVALLLVLAAQAGLLRPEFRVGAGAMLAVALVGAGWWLNTRPGGRVGAVSLAATGIAAAYIDVIAVTTIYGWVSAPVGLVVAAIVAGAGLTLARRWDSQHLGLLVLVPLIALAPVVTDGITLLLVGFLLALAAVSLPVQLGKDWIWLHAARITAASFPLLAALVVRYIDARDDLWLAGGCAIAALIAVGSALILLPGTTRRAAMAVLTAAGTVPVLAVGLTVDRVAAALMAAALSAAMLAIVLAGDRLPGVPGAARQVFSAWSAVAALVAVTVAFDGRVAGPVLLALAVVVAVAGRHDTTARWAAFGFTIVGAGVHLSYSPLFTLLEPVKTGAAAGVSTLVSSVLLASSAVAVLWSWRSREAALWVVAGGVVVYSVTSFTVTAGTMIAGDSAGFYGGHMVATICWIVLAAALFGYAARRSRAERSVPIGAGLALVAAAVAKLFLFDLGTLDGIFRVVVFIVVGLILLGMGAGYARLLDKQDRQDHENAVDVTTDTG; from the coding sequence ATGACCGAACCGTATGCCGTCGTGATCGCCCGGCTGTCGGCGAATTTCGCCGCGCTGTCGCGGCAGTTCGTCCAGGTGTCCAGTGACCTGGCGGAGCTCGAGCGGGTGCTGGCGGGCCGTCCAGGGCCCCTTCCTGCCCAGGAACCCCAGGCCGCTGCCGCGTCGCAGGCTGCCGCGTCCGCACCGCCGCCGCCCGCGCCCCCGCCCGCGGTGCCGCCTCGGCCCGGCTTTGCGCCGGTAACCGCGCCGACTCAGCCCGGCTTTCCGCCGATGCCCGCTCCGCCGTACTGGCCGCACTACCCGCTGACGAACCCGTATGCGTCCGCTGCACCGACACCGCCCGCAGCGAGGACACCGGCTCCGCCTCGGTCGCAGGGCTGGATCGGCAAGCTGCTCGCGGTCGCCGGTGTCGCGGTCACACTGATCGGTGTCGCGTTGCTGCTGGTGCTGGCCGCGCAGGCGGGCCTCCTGCGTCCGGAATTCCGGGTCGGGGCGGGTGCGATGCTGGCCGTGGCGTTGGTGGGCGCCGGGTGGTGGCTCAACACCCGCCCCGGGGGCCGGGTGGGGGCCGTCTCGCTGGCCGCCACCGGCATCGCTGCGGCCTACATCGACGTGATCGCGGTGACCACCATCTACGGATGGGTTTCGGCCCCGGTCGGTCTGGTGGTGGCGGCGATCGTCGCCGGCGCCGGACTGACGCTCGCACGGCGGTGGGACTCGCAGCACCTCGGGCTGCTCGTGCTGGTTCCGCTGATCGCCCTGGCGCCGGTCGTCACCGACGGCATCACGCTCCTACTGGTCGGGTTCCTGCTCGCGCTGGCCGCCGTGTCGTTGCCGGTGCAGCTGGGCAAAGACTGGATCTGGCTGCACGCGGCCCGCATCACCGCCGCGTCCTTCCCGCTGCTCGCGGCGCTGGTCGTGCGGTACATCGATGCCCGCGACGATCTGTGGTTGGCCGGCGGCTGCGCGATCGCCGCGCTCATCGCGGTCGGATCGGCGCTGATCCTGCTGCCGGGAACGACCCGGCGCGCGGCGATGGCGGTGCTGACCGCCGCCGGGACGGTCCCCGTGCTGGCGGTGGGCCTGACCGTCGACCGGGTCGCCGCCGCGCTGATGGCCGCGGCGCTGTCCGCCGCGATGCTGGCCATCGTGCTCGCCGGGGACCGGTTGCCCGGCGTGCCGGGCGCCGCCCGGCAGGTGTTCTCGGCCTGGTCGGCGGTCGCGGCACTGGTCGCCGTCACCGTCGCGTTCGACGGACGCGTTGCCGGGCCCGTACTGCTGGCGCTGGCCGTGGTGGTGGCGGTGGCGGGTCGCCACGACACCACGGCGCGGTGGGCGGCGTTCGGCTTCACGATCGTCGGCGCCGGAGTCCATCTGAGCTACTCGCCGCTGTTCACGCTGCTCGAACCGGTGAAAACCGGTGCAGCCGCTGGTGTTTCGACATTGGTGTCCAGTGTTCTGCTCGCATCCAGCGCGGTGGCGGTGCTGTGGTCGTGGCGCAGCAGGGAGGCAGCGCTGTGGGTGGTCGCCGGCGGAGTGGTCGTCTACTCGGTCACGTCGTTCACCGTCACGGCGGGCACGATGATCGCCGGTGACAGCGCCGGCTTCTATGGGGGCCACATGGTCGCGACGATCTGCTGGATCGTGCTGGCCGCCGCGTTGTTCGGATACGCGGCCAGACGGTCCCGGGCGGAACGTTCTGTCCCGATCGGGGCGGGACTCGCACTGGTCGCCGCCGCGGTGGCCAAGCTGTTCCTGTTCGACCTGGGCACGCTCGACGGCATCTTCCGGGTCGTGGTGTTCATCGTCGTCGGGTTGATCCTGCTGGGCATGGGTGCCGGATACGCCCGGTTGCTCGACAAGCAGGACAGACAGGATCACGAGAATGCCGTCGACGTGACGACCGACACCGGCTAA
- a CDS encoding adenylate/guanylate cyclase domain-containing protein has product MRPVCVPEVALTGRAWSPSRHHSDRVARRVRVLKLASWIAAAVTASFGALQLTLGGALWWLGVANVACAVVFLVIPKLCPYGELVAPLTFAVFAYASVGFMCYTVGTGSGLQFYFLVAASLMVLVLGIERIALASLVAAAGGALTIALEMTVPDSRGLGPPWTLTVGFVSSVVGSAVMVVATIWYTLREIDRAEAAMEAEYERSERLLANILPTTIAERLKDPSRSVIADKYDDASILFADIAGYTKRASDTPPADLVRFLDLLYTDLDALVDRHGLEKVKTSGDSYMVVSGVPTPRSDHLEALAALALDMADAVADLKDPWGREVPLRIGMAAGPVVAGVVGARKFFYDVWGDAVNVASRMETTDVEGRIQVPDNVYDRLRHRFVLEERGVVDIKGKGAMHTWYLVGHRPLRPSGSPT; this is encoded by the coding sequence GTGCGGCCGGTGTGCGTACCCGAAGTTGCTCTGACGGGCCGCGCCTGGTCGCCGAGTCGGCATCACAGCGACCGGGTGGCCCGCCGGGTGCGGGTGCTCAAACTGGCCAGCTGGATCGCCGCGGCGGTGACGGCATCGTTCGGCGCCCTCCAGCTGACGTTGGGCGGCGCCCTGTGGTGGCTGGGCGTGGCGAACGTGGCGTGCGCAGTGGTGTTCCTCGTCATCCCCAAGCTGTGCCCATACGGTGAGCTCGTCGCGCCACTGACGTTCGCCGTGTTCGCCTACGCGTCGGTCGGTTTCATGTGTTACACGGTGGGCACGGGGTCCGGTCTGCAGTTTTATTTCCTTGTCGCGGCGTCGCTGATGGTGCTGGTGCTGGGTATCGAACGCATCGCGCTGGCCTCGCTGGTCGCCGCGGCGGGCGGGGCGCTGACCATCGCACTGGAGATGACCGTGCCGGACAGCCGTGGGCTGGGTCCGCCGTGGACGCTGACCGTCGGTTTCGTCAGTTCCGTGGTGGGCTCGGCGGTGATGGTGGTGGCCACGATCTGGTACACGCTGCGCGAGATCGACCGCGCCGAGGCGGCGATGGAGGCCGAGTACGAACGCTCCGAACGGTTACTGGCCAACATCTTGCCGACGACGATCGCCGAGCGGCTCAAGGACCCGTCACGCAGTGTGATCGCGGACAAATACGACGACGCGTCGATACTGTTCGCCGACATCGCCGGATACACCAAGCGCGCCAGCGACACCCCGCCGGCCGACCTGGTGCGGTTCCTGGATCTGCTCTACACCGACCTCGACGCGTTGGTCGACCGGCACGGCCTGGAGAAGGTCAAGACCAGCGGCGATTCGTACATGGTGGTCAGCGGGGTCCCGACGCCGCGGTCCGACCATCTCGAGGCGCTGGCGGCGCTGGCCCTCGACATGGCCGACGCCGTGGCCGATCTCAAAGATCCGTGGGGCCGCGAGGTGCCGCTGCGCATCGGGATGGCCGCAGGCCCCGTGGTGGCCGGAGTGGTCGGTGCCCGCAAGTTCTTCTACGACGTGTGGGGCGACGCCGTCAATGTCGCCTCCCGCATGGAGACCACCGACGTCGAAGGCCGAATTCAGGTGCCCGACAACGTCTATGACCGCCTGCGGCACCGGTTCGTACTCGAGGAGCGTGGCGTGGTCGACATCAAGGGCAAGGGCGCCATGCACACGTGGTACCTCGTCGGGCACCGCCCGCTCAGACCTTCCGGTTCTCCGACTTGA
- a CDS encoding Dps family protein, with product MSTTANRRRTDAEVSGFHASPALAESLQRVLVDLIELHLQGKQAHWNVVGTNFRDLHLQLDEVVDFAREASDTVAERLRALDAVPDGRSDTVAATTSLPEFPAYEHSTGEVVDLITARVYAAVDTIRSVHDTVDAEDPSTADILHQLIDGLEKQAWLLKSENRKV from the coding sequence ATGAGCACAACAGCGAACCGTCGCAGGACCGATGCCGAGGTCAGTGGATTCCACGCCTCCCCGGCGTTGGCCGAATCCCTCCAGCGAGTGCTGGTCGACCTCATCGAGCTGCACCTGCAGGGCAAGCAGGCGCACTGGAACGTCGTCGGCACCAACTTCCGCGACCTGCACCTTCAACTCGACGAGGTGGTCGATTTCGCCCGCGAGGCCAGTGACACCGTCGCCGAGCGGCTGCGCGCGCTCGACGCCGTGCCGGACGGCCGCTCGGATACCGTCGCGGCGACCACGTCACTGCCGGAGTTCCCGGCGTACGAACACAGCACCGGTGAGGTCGTTGACCTCATCACCGCCCGCGTCTACGCCGCGGTGGACACCATCCGGTCGGTACACGACACCGTGGACGCCGAGGACCCCAGCACCGCCGACATCCTGCACCAGCTCATCGACGGGCTCGAGAAGCAGGCGTGGCTGCTCAAGTCGGAGAACCGGAAGGTCTGA